A single Lolium perenne isolate Kyuss_39 chromosome 6, Kyuss_2.0, whole genome shotgun sequence DNA region contains:
- the LOC127308447 gene encoding uncharacterized protein isoform X1: MILAPAPDRVLLLLRLFAMWLGADCDEPSHDAIVPIPRRGPALYPAVGALEDRNIARDHDNQGLIVDNQRFVSSIADQTTHLAATSLLMDGEDSSHRLAPDVLFLIFKYKKHKCSMLLAAWTIASCSIRSNQIDSTSSFTVAGPLAVGPLPMFLVGHTPKQQHHKYN, from the exons ATGATTCTCGCCCCCGCCCCCGACCGCGTGCTCCTGCTCCTCCGTCTTTTTGCCATGTGGCTTGGCGCCGACTGCGACGAGCCCTCACACGACGCCATCGTCCCCATCCCACGCAGGGGTCCTGCGCTGTACCCCGCCGTGGGCGCCCTCGAGGACCGCAACATCGCCAGGGACCACGACAATCAAGGCCTAATCGTTGACAACCAGCGGTTCGTATCGAGCATCGCCGACCAGACCACCCACTTAGCTG CCACAAGCTTGCTAATGGACGGGGAGGACAGCAGTCACAGACTTGCTCCTGATGTCCTTTTCTTAATTTTTAAGTATAA GAAGCACAAATGTAGTATGTTGCTAGCTGCGTGGACCATCGCTTCTTGCAGTATCAG ATCCAACCAAATTG ATTCTACCAGTAGCTTCACTGTCGCTGGCCCGCTTGCCGTTGGCCCGTTGCCGATGTTCCTAGTTGGCCACACCCCCAAACAACAGCATCACAAGTACAACTGA
- the LOC127308447 gene encoding uncharacterized protein isoform X3, with protein MILAPAPDRVLLLLRLFAMWLGADCDEPSHDAIVPIPRRGPALYPAVGALEDRNIARDHDNQGLIVDNQRFVSSIADQTTHLAATSLLMDGEDSSHRLAPDVLFLIFKYKKHKCSMLLAAWTIASCSIRSNQIG; from the exons ATGATTCTCGCCCCCGCCCCCGACCGCGTGCTCCTGCTCCTCCGTCTTTTTGCCATGTGGCTTGGCGCCGACTGCGACGAGCCCTCACACGACGCCATCGTCCCCATCCCACGCAGGGGTCCTGCGCTGTACCCCGCCGTGGGCGCCCTCGAGGACCGCAACATCGCCAGGGACCACGACAATCAAGGCCTAATCGTTGACAACCAGCGGTTCGTATCGAGCATCGCCGACCAGACCACCCACTTAGCTG CCACAAGCTTGCTAATGGACGGGGAGGACAGCAGTCACAGACTTGCTCCTGATGTCCTTTTCTTAATTTTTAAGTATAA GAAGCACAAATGTAGTATGTTGCTAGCTGCGTGGACCATCGCTTCTTGCAGTATCAG ATCCAACCAAATTGGTTAG
- the LOC127308447 gene encoding uncharacterized protein isoform X2, giving the protein MILAPAPDRVLLLLRLFAMWLGADCDEPSHDAIVPIPRRGPALYPAVGALEDRNIARDHDNQGLIVDNQRFVSSIADQTTHLAATSLLMDGEDSSHRKHKCSMLLAAWTIASCSIRSNQIDSTSSFTVAGPLAVGPLPMFLVGHTPKQQHHKYN; this is encoded by the exons ATGATTCTCGCCCCCGCCCCCGACCGCGTGCTCCTGCTCCTCCGTCTTTTTGCCATGTGGCTTGGCGCCGACTGCGACGAGCCCTCACACGACGCCATCGTCCCCATCCCACGCAGGGGTCCTGCGCTGTACCCCGCCGTGGGCGCCCTCGAGGACCGCAACATCGCCAGGGACCACGACAATCAAGGCCTAATCGTTGACAACCAGCGGTTCGTATCGAGCATCGCCGACCAGACCACCCACTTAGCTG CCACAAGCTTGCTAATGGACGGGGAGGACAGCAGTCACAG GAAGCACAAATGTAGTATGTTGCTAGCTGCGTGGACCATCGCTTCTTGCAGTATCAG ATCCAACCAAATTG ATTCTACCAGTAGCTTCACTGTCGCTGGCCCGCTTGCCGTTGGCCCGTTGCCGATGTTCCTAGTTGGCCACACCCCCAAACAACAGCATCACAAGTACAACTGA